In a single window of the Chionomys nivalis chromosome 11, mChiNiv1.1, whole genome shotgun sequence genome:
- the LOC130883959 gene encoding olfactory receptor 2A12-like: protein MQDFLWRNRSSLTEFILLGFSSDTKINGILFGVFLLLYLITLLGNGLIITLIRMDSRLHTPMYFFLSVLSILDMGYVTTTVPQMLVHLVCEKKTISYIGCVAQMYIFLMLGITESWLFAIMAYDRYVAICHPLRYKVIMSPLLRGSLVAFCGFWGISCALIYTVSAMILPYCGPNEINHFFCEVPAVLKLACADTSLNDRVDFILGFILLLVPLSLIIVVYVNIFAAILRIRSTQGRIKAFSTCASHITVVTMFSIPCMIMYMRPGSESSPEEDKKLALFYNVISAFLNPIIYSLRNKDVKRAFFKVVGCSKVSG, encoded by the coding sequence ATGCAGGACTTCCTCTGGAGAAATCGCAGCTCTCTTACCGAGTTTATTCTTCTAGGATTCTCTAGTGACACGAAGATAAATGGCATTCTgtttggtgtctttctcctcctctaccTTATCACCCTCCTAGGCAATGGACTAATTATCACCTTGATACGCATGGATTCCCgcctccacacacccatgtactttttcctcaGTGTCTTATCCATTCTGGATATGGGCTATGTCACCACCACAGTGCCCCAGATGCTGGTACATCTGGTCTGTGAGAAGAAGACCATCTCTTATATCGGATGTGTGGCTCAGATGTACATCTTCCTGATGCTGGGAATCACTGAATCATGGCTTTTTGCAATCATGGCTTATGATAGGTATGTGGCCATTTGCCATCCTCTCAGATATAAAGTCATCATGAGCCCTTTGCTGCGTGGGTCACTGGTAGccttttgtgggttctggggtatCAGCTGTGCCCTGATATATACTGTTTCTGCTATGATTCTTCCCTACTGTGGCCCCAATGAGATCAACCACTTCTTCTGTGAAGTACCTGCTGTCCTGAAGTTGGCCTGTGCAGATACCTCTCTCAATGACCGGGTAGACTTCATCCTAGGCTTCATCCTTCTCTTGGTCCCACTTTCCCTCATCATTGTTGTCTACGTCAATATCTTTGCTGCTATCTTGAGAATCCGCTCAACTCAAGGGCGGATCAAGGCCTTTTCCACCTGTGCCTCCCACATCACTGTGGTCACCATGTTCTCGATCCCATGTATGATTATGTATATGAGACCTGGCTCTGAATCTTCTCCAGAAGAGGACAAGAAGCTGGCTCTCTTCTATAATGTCATCTCTGCCTTCCTCAACCCCATCATCTACAGTCTTCGTAATAAAGATGTGAAAAGGGCTTTCTTCAAGGTGGTAGGCTGCAGCAAAGTGTCCGGATGA